The Engraulis encrasicolus isolate BLACKSEA-1 chromosome 4, IST_EnEncr_1.0, whole genome shotgun sequence genome includes a window with the following:
- the LOC134447319 gene encoding high choriolytic enzyme 1-like — protein MFVEIILGVFLLSSAWAKEVGVEDTSVSGRIYRVNKDAVRRPDEPYVVDDIAYDSEADRNADPCTATGCLWPKSSDGLVYVPYYITNEYSDRERSVIERGLQSFSSSTCIRFIPWISSHRDYLYIKSDTGCYSYVGRRDNGQTLSLKRPGCIYHDTVQHELLHALGFNHEQTRSDRDNHIQVLLENVISGKEHNFNKKATLNQGTPYDYNSVMQYFSTAFSKNGEPTMVPIPDPNVEIGTATEMSHNDILRVNRLYQC, from the exons ATGTTTGTTGAAATCATTCTCGGggtttttctcctttcctccgcCTGGGCTAAG GAAGTTGGCGTTGAGGACACCTCTGTGTCTGGAAGAATTTATAGAGTAAACAAGGATGCAG TGCGTAGGCCTGATGAGCCTTATGTGGTGGATGACATTGCCTACGACTCTGAGGCCGACAGGAACGCCGACCCCTGCACCGCCACGGGCTGCCTGTGGCCCAAGTCCTCTGACGGTTTGGTCTATGTGCCCTACTACATCACCAATGAATACT CTGACCGTGAGCGTTCTGTCATCGAGCGTGGTCTTCAGTCCTTCTCCAGCTCCACCTGTATCCGCTTTATTCCCTGGATCTCTAGCCACAGGGATTACCTCTATATCAAGTCTGACACCGG gTGCTACTCTTACGTGGGCCGTCGTGACAATGGCCAAACCCTCTCTCTGAAACGCCCGGGCTGTATCTACCACGACACTGTGCAGCACGAGCTGCTCCACGCCCTGGGCTTCAACCATGAGCAGACCCGCAGCGACCGCGACAACCACATCCAGGTGCTtcttgagaatgttatctctg GCAAGGAGCACAACTTTAACAAGAAGGCCACTCTGAACCAGGGCACTCCTTACGACTACAACTCTGTCATGCAGTACTTCAg CACTGCCTTCTCTAAGAACGGCGAGCCTACCATGGTGCCCATTCCTGACCCCAATGTGGAGATCGGCACAGCAACTGAAATGAGCCATAACGACATCCTCAGGGTTAACAGGCTGTACCAGTGCTGA
- the LOC134447088 gene encoding high choriolytic enzyme 1-like, with protein sequence MSSRDDAEEVGVEDTSVSGRLHRANKDVVRRPDEPYVVDDIAYPSEADRNADPCTSRGCLWQKYSDGLVYVPYYITNEYSDRERSVIERGLQSFSSSTCIRFIPWNNHRDYIYIRSDNGCYSYIGRLGNGQTVSLSRNGCIYHNTVQHELLHALGFNHEQTRSDRDNHIQVLLQNVISGMEHNFNKVATLNQGTPYDYNSVMQYFRTAFSKNGQPTMIPIPNPNVEIGMATEMSYNDIQRVNRLYQC encoded by the exons ATGTCCTCAAGAGATGATGCAG AGGAGGTTGGCGTTGAGGACACCTCTGTGTCTGGAAGACTTCATAGAGCAAACAAAGATGTAG TGCGTAGACCTGACGAGCCTTATGTGGTGGATGACATTGCCTACCCCTCTGAGGCCGACAGGAACGCCGACCCCTGCACCTCCAGAGGCTGCCTGTGGCAGAAGTATTCTGACGGTCTGGTCTATGTGCCCTACTACATCACCAATGAATACT ctgacCGTGAGCGTTCTGTCATCGAGCGTGGTCTTCAGTCCTTCTCCAGCTCCACCTGTATCCGCTTTATTCCCTGGAACAACCACAGGGATTACATTTACATCCGCTCTGACAACGG GTGCTACTCTTACATCGGCCGTCTCGGTAATGGCCAGACCGTGTCTCTGAGTCGCAATGGCTGCATCTACCACAACACTGTTCAGCACGAGCTGCTCCACGCCTTGGGCTTCAACCATGAGCAGACACGCAGCGACCGCGACAACCACATCCAGGTTCTTCTGCAGAACGTCATCTCTG GCATGGAGCACAACTTTAACAAGGTGGCCACTCTGAACCAGGGCACTCCTTATGACTACAACTCTGTCATGCAGTACTTCAG AACTGCCTTCTCTAAGAACGGCCAGCCCACCAtgatccccatccccaaccccaatGTGGAGATCGGCATGGCCACTGAGATGAGCTATAACGACATCCAGAGGGTGAACAGGCTGTACCAGTGCTAA